Proteins co-encoded in one Apteryx mantelli isolate bAptMan1 chromosome 4, bAptMan1.hap1, whole genome shotgun sequence genomic window:
- the ZBTB25 gene encoding zinc finger and BTB domain-containing protein 25, translated as MDAAGHSLVLLQQLNMQREFGFLCDCTVAIGDVYFKAHRAVLAAFSNYFKMIFIHQTSECIKIQPTDIQPDIFSYLLHIMYTGKGPKQTVSQSRLEEGIRFLHADHLSHIAIEMNQAFSPETVPSSNLYGIQISTAHKTKRLEAKESLASAGNRPPAQGDHPQLQLSLAIGLDDGPLEQQVARPSAQPAGAVKPAEELPKLSVSIKQEKCDSESVVSQSCTPPSPGMVNPVFAKASHKVHLCHYCGERFDSRGGLREHLHTHVSGSLPFGVPASILESSDLGEVQPLAENREAGEGHRLGAFLLKDDEHQVERPSRSDLEPLQIGQLSLISKDHEPVELNCNFSFSRKRKISCTICGHTFFRKSQLLEHMYAHKGKQYKYSRCQRLESPVTPRFRPYCDSESMGKSSGLSQEHLDSCILESDLIQESVDTILVE; from the exons ATGGACGCCGCCGGCCACAGCCTCGTCCTGCTCCAGCAGCTGAACATGCAGCGCGAGTTCGGCTTTCTGTGCGACTGCACCGTTGCCATCGGAGATGTTTACTTCAAAGCCCACAGAGCGGTGCTAGCTGCTTTTTCAAACTACTTTAAGATGATATTTATTCACCAGACAAG tgaaTGCATAAAGATTCAGCCCACAGATATCCAGCCTGACATATTCAGTTACCTGTTGCATATCATGTACACTGGGAAGGGGCCAAAGCAGACCGTCAGCCAAAGCCGGCTGGAGGAGGGCATTCGGTTTCTGCACGCGGACCACCTTTCCCACATCGCGATCGAAATGAACCAAGCCTTCTCCCCAGAGACGGTGCCTTCTTCCAACTTGTACGGGATCCAGATCTCAACTGCCCACAAAACCAAACGTCTGGAAGCAAAGGAGAGCCTAGCGAGCGCGGGAAATAGGCCCCCTGCCCAGGGGGATCACCCGCAGCTGCAGCTCTCCCTCGCCATCGGACTGGACGATGGCCCGCTGGAGCAGCAGGTTGCTCGTCCCTCTGCTCAGCCTGCCGGTGCTGTCAAGCCCGCCGAAGAGCTTCCAAAACTCTCCGTCTCGATAAAGCAGGAGAAGTGTGACTCAGAGTCCGTCGTGTCCCAGAGTTGCACCCCTCCTTCTCCGGGCATGGTGAACCCTGTCTTTGCTAAAGCCAGCCACAAGGTGCATTTGTGTCACTACTGCGGGGAGCGTTTCGACTCGCGGGGCGGGTTGCGGGAGCACTTGCACACTCACGTCTCGGGCTCTCTCCCGTTCGGTGTGCCAGCCTCCATCCTGGAGAGCAGCGACCTGGGGGAAGTGCAGCCGCTCGCCGAAAACAGGGAGGCTGGCGAAGGTCACCGGCTCGGGGCCTTCCTCCTGAAAGATGATGAGCACCAGGTGGAGCGCCCAAGCCGCAGCGACCTCGAGCCTCTGCAGATTGGCCAGCTCTCGCTCATCTCCAAGGACCACGAACCGGTAGAGTTAAACTGTAACTTTTCTTTctccagaaagagaaaaatcagttGCACCATCTGTGGCCACACGTTTTTCCGGAAGAGCCAGTTGCTAGAGCACATGTACGCACACAAGGGGAAGCAGTACAAATACAGCCGCTGCCAGCGGCTGGAGAGCCCCGTGACCCCCAGGTTTCGTCCTTACTGTGACAGCGAGAGCATGGGAAAGAGCTCGGGGTTATCTCAGGAGCACTTAGATTCATGTATATTGGAGTCTGATCTTATCCAAGAAAGTGTCGATACAATCCTAGTAGAGTAG
- the AKAP5 gene encoding A-kinase anchor protein 5, whose translation MAAAPREIQTESAGELEMPGAAEQQAEKPSVFCFRKRKASRQRAAGAEEAGDGDGDASRPLSADAVEAKAPGRARSPRGAWAALKSLARPRRRGGACSRKKAPSASRARLATSVAEAGARGSPGPRGGAGCAMPCLRRSRGRAKLGASEAAEESEGSAKGSDAVGAPSAASPEPGHVARADAAQRSGPLPAGKEDRDAAPESDGAAGKSEPSAVPRPDERPERADRPETAEPAAASEATRGQQPEESPRRPAAPGDKAEAAPGDKAEAAPGATPGDKAEAAPGATPGDKAEAAAGDKAEAAPGATPRDKAEAAPGATPRDKAEAAPGAAAGDKAEAAPGDKAEAAPGAAPGEKAKAAPGAAATTEQPATAAATTEQPAAATTEQPAAAAAAHEEPPDEAEPGGSAGAMAEHQAGGAAAEEAAARAEPAEAAGGAGIIITITAAADSDDADSDAACEASPAPLRHGQAGAGGASGGPEPGTREGAEPGHRAAEQHELLLVETASSLVKAAIQASIEQLLNEMALEQHKQNSFL comes from the coding sequence CCTCCGTCTTCTGCTTCAGGAAGCGGAAGGCGTCCCGCcagcgggcggcgggcgccgaggAGGCGGGTGATGGGGATGGCGATGCCAGCCGCCCCCTCAGCGCCGATGCGGTGGAGGCGAAagcccccggccgggcccggtCGCCGCGAGGGGCCTGGGCGGCCCTGAAAAGcctcgcgcggccccggcggcggggcggcgcctgCTCGCGGAAGAAGGCGCCGTCGGCCTCCCGAGCGCGGCTGGCGACGAGCGTGGCGgaggccggggcgcggggctcgccggggccgcggggcggcgcgggctgcgCCATGCCCTGCCTGcggcgctcccggggccgggcaaagctgggtgcctccgaagcgGCGGAGGAGTCGGAGGGCAGCGCTAAAGGCAGCGATGCAGTGGGCGCCCCAAGCGCGGCCAGCCCGGAGCCAGGCCATGTGGCACGAGCGGATGCGGCCCAGCGCTCCGGCCCGCTCCCCGCGGGCAAGGAGGACCGCGATGCGGCTCCGGAAAGCGATGGCGCTGCTGGGAAGAGCGAGCCATCGGCGGTGCCCAGGCCCGACGAGCGTCCGGAGCGTGCCGACCGGCCAGAGACAGCCGAACCAGCAGCGGCCAGTGAAGCCACCCGGGGGCAACAGCCCGAGGAGAGCCCGCGCCGGCCCGCTGCCCCTGGAGACAAGGCTGAAGCCGCCCCTGGAGACAAGGCTGAAGCTGCCCCCGGAGCCACCCCCGGAGACAAGGCCGAAGCCGCCCCCGGAGCCACCCCCGGAGACAAGGCCGAAGCCGCCGCCGGAGACAAGGCCGAAGCCGCCCCCGGAGCCACCCCCAGAGACAAGGCCGAAGCCGCCCCCGGAGCCACCCCCAGAGACAAGGCCGAAGCCGCCCCCGGAGCTGCCGCTGGAGACAAGGCTGAAGCTGCCCCCGGAGACAAGGCCGAAGCCGCCCCCGGAGCCGCCCCCGGAGAAAAGGCCAAAGCCGCCCCCGGAGCCGCTGCCACCACAGAGCAACCTGCCACTGCCGCCGCCACCACAGAGCAACCCGCTGCCGCCACCACAGAgcaacctgctgctgctgccgccgcccatGAGGAGCCGCCGGACGAGGCCGAGCCAGGAGGCAGCGCAGGCGCCATGGCGGAGCACCaggccggcggcgccgctgcagaggaggcagcagcgAGGGCAGAGCCGGCGGAGGCGGCTGGCGGCGCCGGCATCATCATCACCATCACAGCTGCTGCCGATTCGGACGACGCCGACTCCGACGCGGCCTGCGaggcctccccggccccgctgcgccatGGGCAGGCAGGGGCCGGGGGAGCGAGCGGCGGCCCCGAGCCGGGGACGAGGGAGGGCGCCGAGCCGGGCCACAGGGCAGCTGAGCAGCATGAGCTGCTGCTGGTGGAGACGGCGTCCTCGCTGGTGAAGGCGGCCATCCAGGCGTCCATCGAGCAGCTGCTCAACGAGATGGCGCTGGAGCAGCACAAGCAGAACAGCTTTCTGTGA